The Oikeobacillus pervagus DNA segment TAATGTCCTTCTTTTTCCATTAATTGTTGATGTGTTCCTATCTCCATTATTTCTCCATGTTCGATCAATACGATGCGATCGGCATGAGTAATGGTAGATAGTCTATGAGCCACGATAAAGGTTGTGCGATTAGAAGACAATTTTTCTAACGCTTCCTGAATCACATGTTCACTTTCAAGGTCTAGTGCGGATGTGGCCTCATCCAATATAAGGATAGGAGGATTTTTTAAAAAGACCCTTGCGATCGCGACACGCTGTTTTTGTCCTCCCGAAAGTTTCACTCCTCTTTCTCCCACTTTTGTATCATAGCCCTCTGGTAGATTCATAATAAATTCATGAGCATTGGCGGCTTTAGCAGCTGCGATCATTTCTTCCTCTGTTGCATCTGGCTTTCCTAATAATATATTTAATCGAACGGATTCACTAAATAAAATATTATCCTGCAAAACCATTCCAATATTGTCACGTAAGCTTCTAACCTTTAAATCCCGAATATCTGTCCCATCTAATAAGATTCGTCCCCTCGTTACATCATAGAAGCGAGGAACCAAACTGACGAGTGAGGATTTCCCCCCCCCACTCATTCCGACAAGAGCAATTGTTTCTCCTGGTTGTACATGGAGGGAAAGGTCTTTCAACACTTCTCTTTCTTTTTCATCATATGAAAAATGAACATGATCAAATACGAGTTCTCCCTTTACTTCTTTACACTGGATCGCATTCGGTTGATCAACGATATCATATTTTTCATCAATGAATTCAAACACACGGTCCATTGAGGCAACAGCCTGTGTTAGTGTTGTGGAAGAGTTCACTAATCTTCGAAGTGGGTCGTATAAGCGATCAACATAAGCAATGAAAGCTGCCATCGTCCCCACCGTTAAATTCCCATGGATTACTTGATATCCGGCATATGCAATGACAATAAGCGGTGCGATATCTGTAATCGTATTGACAACAGCAAAAGATTTCGCATTCCAGCGAGTATGAGTTAATGCTTTATCCAAAAAGTTAGAGTTTTGAGCATCAAACCGTTTTTGTTCATAATGTTCAATTGCAAAGCTCTTAATAACAGGCATTCCTTGAATTCTCTCATGAAGATAGCTTTGAACCTCGGCCAGGGCTTGGGAGCGATTCCTTGTCAATTTCCGAAGATTACCAAAAAAGTAACGAACAGATAGAGCATAAAACGGAAAGACAATAAGGGCAACTAAAGTTAACTTCACATTCATCGATAGCATAATCCCAATCGCAATCAAAATTGTAGCGGCATCTAACCAGACATTCATAAGACCTGTGATCACGAAATTCTTTGTTAATTCCACATCGTTAATCACACGAGAAATAATTTCACCTGCACGGTTATTCGAATAATATTTAAAGCTTAATTTTTGAATATGTGAAAATAATTGATCACGGATGTCATATAAAATTTTACTTCCTGTCCATTGAGCAAAGTATTGGCGATAATATTCAATAGGTGGACGGGCAAGTAAAAATATGGCGAACATCAATCCCGTCATTAAGAAAAGTTTTGTTGTTTTTTCCGATGAAGATAATGTATCACTTGCGACAACATCATCAATTACATATTTAATGAGCAATGGAATAAGCAATGGAATGGCGAACTTGATGATTCCAATTACTATTGTCGCGATAATCCTCCATTTATATGGCTGGACAAACTTCATATATCTTCTCATGCTTCCCATGACACTTCCCCCTTTCATAGAACAAAAGCGCATCAAGCGTACGGATTTCGTAGTCGCAGGCGAGATAAAGGAAACACAGCAAGTTCGTTCACGAGCCAATGTTGACTCATCGTAGGGAAGTGAGCTAAAAATACGCTAAGTAATGAAAAAGGCTGCCTCACAAAAGCCTGTCTTTTTGTTACAGACTTCAATGTGAGACAACCCTCTGCCCCTATCACGGTCAACATCTATGGGTTAAATATCTCTCATACCATGTGTCGATAAAATCAGGTGCAAACGGTCCTTTTCTTTGACGAATCCAACGAATTAATGTATCCACATTGCGCTTTAATATTTGATCAATTACCTCCGGATAACCCATTTGCTTTCGATGTTCTTCATACTCATCCTCATCTAAAAGATTAAATGTCATATCAGGAAAAACTTTAATGTCAAGATCGTAGTCAATGTATTTTAACGCTTCGTCATCATATACGAAAGGTGAGCTAATATTGCAATAATAATAAATCCCATCTTCACGAATCATTCCAATAATATTAAACCAATGCTCACCATGAAAAAACACAATCGCTGGCTCTCTTGTAACCCATGTCCTTCCATCTGATTCCGTAACAATTGTTCGGTCATTACCACCTATCACAAGATTCCGAGTACCTTTTAAGACAGTGGTTTCTTCCCAAACGCGATGAATATGACCATCATGCTTATAGCTATGAATTTGTATCGATTCACCTTCCGTGGGAATAGCCATGAATTTTCCCCTACTTTCATTAATAGTCTCAAGTAGACCACTCCTCTACTTGCTTTTCTTTATCTATTTTTATTTAAATAAAAATCGCTTCTCATTTTATTATTATAACGATTCAAGTGAAAAATTAAAACAAAAGAGCCATCTAAATATAAATGGCTCAAGATAATACACGATTTTGTTGTTGATAGGTGCGAATCACTTGGTCTGTTTGAGCTTCAAAAACTTGTTGAATTTCTTTTAATTCTTTTTTCATCTCATTAATTTCCTGTTTGATAGAATCCAGTTTTGCAAGATCATGCAATTTCATTAATTCTCCTTCTAATTCTTGACAACGTTCAATTTCGGATTGCAAGTATAATAACTTATCCATCGTTTTCATTTGCTCTAATACTAACTCATTAAATTGATTCAACACCTTCACCATCCTTTTTTCGATTCCCTCCTTTTACATTCTGTTTTTCTACTGAATATCCTTCATCTATTAATGTCAACTCCCCACCTGTTTTGTCGAAAGGATTTCTTAAGGAAATCACATGTTTTCTTTCCTTATTTTAAAAATCGGATGAGATACTTTCATTTTTTCCTTTATTCCAATATAATTTTTATTTAGAAAGAAAAAGGAGTCGTTTTGAATTATGTCAAACATAACTGATAAAATTACCTTTCAATCAAAAAATCGCGGACGTTTATTAGTAAAATGTCCTGATCAACCAGGGATTGTCGCAGCTATATCAAACTTTTTATTTGAACATCATTCAAATATTGTCGAATCACACCAATATTCGATGGACCCTAAAGGTGGTACCTTTTTTATTCGGATTGAGTTTGACTGCGAAAATTTAGAAGAACATGCCGCTTCTTTAGAAAAGGATTTCGAAAAATTGGCTGAATCATTTTCAATGGAGTGGAATTTCACCTATGTTCATAAGCTCAAAAAAACTGCGATCTTTGTTTCAAAGGAGCTTCACTGTCTATTAGAATTATTATGGGAATGGCAAAGTGGCGATCTTATGACCGATATCGCACTTGTTGTCAGTAATCATGAAGAAGCGAGAGATATAGTTGAGGCATTAGGAATTCCATTCTATTATATCCCTGCTAATAAAGATATCCGGCAAGAGGTAGAGGAAAAACAAATTCAATTACTAAAAGATCATCAAATTGATTTAATTATACTGGCACGTTATATGCAAATCTTAACCCCACATTTTGTTGAACAATTTCCAAAACAAATTATTAATATACATCATTCATTCTTACCTGCATTTATCGGGGCTAGACCATATGAACGCGCATATGAACGCGGGGTAAAATTAATTGGAGCCACAAGCCATTATGTTACGAATGATTTAGATGAAGGACCAATCATTGAACAAGATATTGCAAGGGTAAATCATCGCGACCAAGTACAGGACTTAAAGAAAATTGGCCGATCAATTGAAAGAAGGGTATTAGCCAAAGCGGTAAAATGGCATTTGGAAGATCGAGTGATTGTACATGGAAATAAGACTGTAGTATTCCAATAATTACAAATGCGTTGAAGGCTTACTGTGGACAACATCCTTAAAGGGTTATCCACAGTTTTTTCCTAATAAAAAAATCAGGCTGTTCAAAAAGCAGCCTGATTTTTTTATTCATTATTGTTGGTTAAAGTTATTGCTTGAAGCTTGTGCTTTACGAGCTTCTGCTTGAGCGTTTTGTTGTCTTACATGTTGTGCATCCGTTTCTGATGCAAATTCAGTTCCAAATTGGTTAGCTGCATTCGCTGCATTAGCAGCTGCTCCTTGTGCAGAACGCGCATTTTTTTGTCTTACCTCTTGTGCGTTTGTTTCTGATGCAAACTCAGTCCCGTATTGACCAGCTGCACCCTGTGCTTTTTGAGCAGATTGAGCATTTTGTTGTCTTACGTGTTGTGCATTTGTTTTGCTTTGATTATTAAATGCCATCATTATCACCTCCACGTCAATTAATTTGTCCAAGGAGGTGGTTTTTATCCAAAAGTTTTTTAACTTTTTTACACTAGAAGAGAGCGTCCGCCGTCGACGATAATTGTTTGTCCACGGATCATCGATGAATGGTCAGAGACTAAAAACATGACAGTATGTACAATATCCTCGATTTCGACCATACGGCCTGCCGGAGTATTTTCTTTCGCATCATTTAGAAGTTCTTCACGATTAGGAAAATGTTTCAAAGCCTCTGTATCAATCGCTCCACCTGAGACAGCATTTACAATAATATTTTTTGTTGAAAGTTCCACAGCTAAATATCTTGTTAACGCTTCAATTGCCGCTTTCGAAACCCCAACGGTTGTATAGTTTTCCAAATAACGAATGGCTCCAAGAGAACTGATACTGACAATAAAACCTCCGCCATTTCGTTCCATTAATTTCGCCGCTTCTTGTGCACAGAATAGCAAGGCTTTACTATTGATATTCATCGTCCAATCCCAATGTTTTTCTACAATTTCCATAATCGGTCTTTGTACACCTGATGCAGCATTACTAATAAATACATCAAGCCGTCCAAATGTTTCATCAATTTGATTAAACATATTCTTAATTTTTTCCATATCCCCGACATTCGCTTTAACAACCAGCACTTCTCTACCCATTTGTTTGATTTCTTCTGCTACCTCAAGTGCGGCCGTTTTGCTTCTGGCATAATTCACAACAATATTGTAACCTTCTTTTGCAAGTTGCAAAGCAATTGCCTTTCCAACTCCACGGCTACTTCCTGTTACTAATGCGACTTTTTGTGTCATAATCTTTCTTCCTTCCTTTTCCTGTTTAGAATAATAAATAGACATGTAAACTATGTTTAAGATCATATAGGTGGTGACATTATGTATGCTGGACGTGATATGACTGAATTATCAATGATGTCAAAAACAGATTGGAAACAAGATGAATTACAATATTTCCACCATGCCCTTCAACAAGTTGTTCCGTATTTGAATGTCGAAGGTCAAACGATCCACCGGGAAATTGTCGAGGAAATTACCCGTCGCGGTGGATTGAAATAACAGGCTAATTGTGGCAATCGGTATGTGACCGATTGCTACCCTCCCTATAATATCATTCACGCGTTTGATATTCCCGCCAAATTTTTTGATGTGAAACAGGAAAGGCAAATTCTATTAACCTTTCTTTATTCACTAATTTTAGACGAGTGGATTCTGTTATTTCCGACATCATTTCCCCTGCATATACATCAATATCCCAAACTAGGTGGGAAAAAACATGCTGAATTTTCGTAAAAACGCCTGTTTCTATTTTAGCATCAATTCCATACTCGTCCTGAAGAAAATTCATCATTTGCTCTTTCGGCGAGAGAAGTTCACTTAACTCTGCATTTGGAAACTCCCAAAGGTTTGCTAACAGCCCTGTTTCATCTCGTTTATGGATCAAAAATTCCCCTTCTTTTTTCAAAACAATGGCGAATAAGTGTAAGTGTCGAACCTTTTTCTTTCTTGTTTTGACTGGCAATTCAGTTTGGACTCCCTCCTGAAATGCACAACAATGATCTCGAACTGGACATAATAAACAAGATGGAGAAGTAGGGGTACAAATTAATG contains these protein-coding regions:
- a CDS encoding ABC transporter ATP-binding protein gives rise to the protein MGSMRRYMKFVQPYKWRIIATIVIGIIKFAIPLLIPLLIKYVIDDVVASDTLSSSEKTTKLFLMTGLMFAIFLLARPPIEYYRQYFAQWTGSKILYDIRDQLFSHIQKLSFKYYSNNRAGEIISRVINDVELTKNFVITGLMNVWLDAATILIAIGIMLSMNVKLTLVALIVFPFYALSVRYFFGNLRKLTRNRSQALAEVQSYLHERIQGMPVIKSFAIEHYEQKRFDAQNSNFLDKALTHTRWNAKSFAVVNTITDIAPLIVIAYAGYQVIHGNLTVGTMAAFIAYVDRLYDPLRRLVNSSTTLTQAVASMDRVFEFIDEKYDIVDQPNAIQCKEVKGELVFDHVHFSYDEKEREVLKDLSLHVQPGETIALVGMSGGGKSSLVSLVPRFYDVTRGRILLDGTDIRDLKVRSLRDNIGMVLQDNILFSESVRLNILLGKPDATEEEMIAAAKAANAHEFIMNLPEGYDTKVGERGVKLSGGQKQRVAIARVFLKNPPILILDEATSALDLESEHVIQEALEKLSSNRTTFIVAHRLSTITHADRIVLIEHGEIMEIGTHQQLMEKEGHYYQLFQVQQLDS
- the purU gene encoding formyltetrahydrofolate deformylase; protein product: MSNITDKITFQSKNRGRLLVKCPDQPGIVAAISNFLFEHHSNIVESHQYSMDPKGGTFFIRIEFDCENLEEHAASLEKDFEKLAESFSMEWNFTYVHKLKKTAIFVSKELHCLLELLWEWQSGDLMTDIALVVSNHEEARDIVEALGIPFYYIPANKDIRQEVEEKQIQLLKDHQIDLIILARYMQILTPHFVEQFPKQIINIHHSFLPAFIGARPYERAYERGVKLIGATSHYVTNDLDEGPIIEQDIARVNHRDQVQDLKKIGRSIERRVLAKAVKWHLEDRVIVHGNKTVVFQ
- a CDS encoding gamma-type small acid-soluble spore protein, encoding MMAFNNQSKTNAQHVRQQNAQSAQKAQGAAGQYGTEFASETNAQEVRQKNARSAQGAAANAANAANQFGTEFASETDAQHVRQQNAQAEARKAQASSNNFNQQ
- the ntdP gene encoding nucleoside tri-diphosphate phosphatase → MAIPTEGESIQIHSYKHDGHIHRVWEETTVLKGTRNLVIGGNDRTIVTESDGRTWVTREPAIVFFHGEHWFNIIGMIREDGIYYYCNISSPFVYDDEALKYIDYDLDIKVFPDMTFNLLDEDEYEEHRKQMGYPEVIDQILKRNVDTLIRWIRQRKGPFAPDFIDTWYERYLTHRC
- a CDS encoding YgaB family protein, with the translated sequence MNQFNELVLEQMKTMDKLLYLQSEIERCQELEGELMKLHDLAKLDSIKQEINEMKKELKEIQQVFEAQTDQVIRTYQQQNRVLS
- the fabL gene encoding enoyl-[acyl-carrier-protein] reductase FabL, yielding MTQKVALVTGSSRGVGKAIALQLAKEGYNIVVNYARSKTAALEVAEEIKQMGREVLVVKANVGDMEKIKNMFNQIDETFGRLDVFISNAASGVQRPIMEIVEKHWDWTMNINSKALLFCAQEAAKLMERNGGGFIVSISSLGAIRYLENYTTVGVSKAAIEALTRYLAVELSTKNIIVNAVSGGAIDTEALKHFPNREELLNDAKENTPAGRMVEIEDIVHTVMFLVSDHSSMIRGQTIIVDGGRSLLV